Proteins found in one Tamandua tetradactyla isolate mTamTet1 chromosome 1, mTamTet1.pri, whole genome shotgun sequence genomic segment:
- the ATP5F1E gene encoding ATP synthase F(1) complex subunit epsilon, mitochondrial, whose amino-acid sequence MVAYWRQAGLSYIRYSQICAKAVRDALKTEFKANAEKTSGSSIKIVKVKKE is encoded by the exons ATGGTGGCGTATTGGCGACAGGCTGGGCTCAG CTACATCCGATACTCCCAGATCTGTGCAAAAGCAGTAAGAGATGCACTAAAGACTGAATTCAAAGCAAATGCCGAGAAGACTTCAGGCAGCAGCATAAAAATTgtgaaagtgaaaaaagaataA
- the PRELID3B gene encoding PRELI domain containing protein 3B, with protein sequence MKIWTSEHVFDHPWETVTTAAMQKYPNPMNPSVVGVDVLDRHIDPSGKLHSHRLLSTEWGLPSIVKSLIGAARTKTYVQEHSVVDPVERTMELKSTNISFTNMVSVDERLIYKPHSQDPGKTVLTQEAIITVKGVSLSSYLEGLMASTISSNANKGREAMEWVIHKLNAEIEELTASARGSIRTPMAAAAFVEK encoded by the exons ATGAAGATATGGACTTCAGAGCACGTCTTTGA CCACCCATGGGAAACTGTTACGACAGCTGCAATGCAGAAATACCCAAATCCTATGAACCCCAGTGTGGTTGGAGTTGATGTAttggacagacatatagatcccTCTGGAAAGTTGCACAGCCACAGACTTCTCAGCACAGAGTGGGGACTGCCTTCTATTGTGAAATCT CTTATTGGTGCAGCAAGAACCAAAACATATGTGCAGGAACATTCAGTAGTTGATCCTGTAGAGAGAACAATGGAACTTAAATCTACCAAT ATTTCATTTACAAACATGGTTTCAGTAGATGAGAGACTTATATACAAACCACATTCTCAAGACCCAGGAAA AACTGTTTTGACTCAAGAAGCCATAATCACTGTGAAAGGAGTCAGCCTCAGCAGTTACCTGGAAGGACTGATGGCAAGTACAATTTCTTCAAATGCTAATAAA GGCCGAGAAGCGATGGAATGGGTAATACATAAATTGAATGCTGAGATTGAAGAATTGACAGCTTCAGCAAGAGGAAGCATAAGGACACCAATGGCGGCAGCAGCATTTGTAgagaaatga